A genomic region of Megalobrama amblycephala isolate DHTTF-2021 linkage group LG6, ASM1881202v1, whole genome shotgun sequence contains the following coding sequences:
- the jam2b gene encoding junctional adhesion molecule 2b isoform X2 codes for MSTTHLLTFPALLMLLYIPSSDPVTVTTSKAKVEVHENTNAVLSCEFRTEKETNPRVEWKKRGKDVSYVYFDGDFTGSFKGRASIDGATMTLRGVTQKDSGVYQCEVTARQDKIKLGEVIVTLNVLVPPHAPSCEVPEKVMKGFSAELHCKDKLSVPAATYSWYKDNKPLYTGNHQEIHYTLDPKTGTLKFKTVSESDEGQYRCEASNGVGAPKSCAGRHMKITEFELNMTIVIALEVAALLLLLSCCVAICLCCRRGCCPCCRKSKAETKQRTKTNYNPPTDPRHYKHTQSFVL; via the exons TTCCTAGCTCAGATCCTGTTACTGTCACTACAAGTAAAGCAAAAGTGGAGGTACATGAAAACACAA ATGCTGTCCTTTCCTGTGAGTTCAGGACAGAGAAAGAAACGAACCCACGTGTTGAATGGAAGAAGAGAGGCAAAGATGTTTcatatgtttattttgatggtgATTTTACAG GTTCATTTAAGGGTCGTGCGTCCATCGACGGGGCGACAATGACCCTCCGTGGTGTTACACAGAAAGACTCAGGAGTGTATCAATGCGAAGTCACAGCCCGCCAAGACAAAATCAAGCTGGGGGAGGTCATCGTCACCCTCAATGTGCTTG TGCCGCCACATGCGCCATCATGTGAGGTCCCAGAAAAAGTCATGAAAGGATTTTCTGCAGAGCTCCACTGTAAAGACAAACTGAGCGTTCCTGCTGCCACCTACAGCTGGTACAAAGACAACAAACCGCTTTACACTGGCAATCACCAGGAAATCCACTACACCCTGGACCCCAAAACAGGGACTTTG AAATTCAAGACGGTATCAGAATCTGATGAGGGTCAGTATCGATGTGAGGCCTCCAATGGAGTGGGGGCACCTAAAAGCTGTGCAGGCCGGCATATGAAGATAACTGAAT TTGAGCTCAACATGACAATAGTCATAGCATTAGAAGTGGCAGCGCTCCTGTTGCTTCTCTCGTGCTGTGTGGCCATCTGTCTGTGCTGCAGACGAGGGTGCTGTCCATGCTGCCGTA AGAGTAAAGCAGAGACAAAACAAAG aacaaagaccaACTATAACCCTCCAACAGAT CCGAGACACTACAAACATACACAATCCTTTGTGCTTTGA
- the jam2b gene encoding junctional adhesion molecule 2b isoform X1, whose protein sequence is MSTTHLLTFPALLMLLYIPSSDPVTVTTSKAKVEVHENTNAVLSCEFRTEKETNPRVEWKKRGKDVSYVYFDGDFTGSFKGRASIDGATMTLRGVTQKDSGVYQCEVTARQDKIKLGEVIVTLNVLVPPHAPSCEVPEKVMKGFSAELHCKDKLSVPAATYSWYKDNKPLYTGNHQEIHYTLDPKTGTLKFKTVSESDEGQYRCEASNGVGAPKSCAGRHMKITEFELNMTIVIALEVAALLLLLSCCVAICLCCRRGCCPCCRKSKAETKQSRTKTNYNPPTDPRHYKHTQSFVL, encoded by the exons TTCCTAGCTCAGATCCTGTTACTGTCACTACAAGTAAAGCAAAAGTGGAGGTACATGAAAACACAA ATGCTGTCCTTTCCTGTGAGTTCAGGACAGAGAAAGAAACGAACCCACGTGTTGAATGGAAGAAGAGAGGCAAAGATGTTTcatatgtttattttgatggtgATTTTACAG GTTCATTTAAGGGTCGTGCGTCCATCGACGGGGCGACAATGACCCTCCGTGGTGTTACACAGAAAGACTCAGGAGTGTATCAATGCGAAGTCACAGCCCGCCAAGACAAAATCAAGCTGGGGGAGGTCATCGTCACCCTCAATGTGCTTG TGCCGCCACATGCGCCATCATGTGAGGTCCCAGAAAAAGTCATGAAAGGATTTTCTGCAGAGCTCCACTGTAAAGACAAACTGAGCGTTCCTGCTGCCACCTACAGCTGGTACAAAGACAACAAACCGCTTTACACTGGCAATCACCAGGAAATCCACTACACCCTGGACCCCAAAACAGGGACTTTG AAATTCAAGACGGTATCAGAATCTGATGAGGGTCAGTATCGATGTGAGGCCTCCAATGGAGTGGGGGCACCTAAAAGCTGTGCAGGCCGGCATATGAAGATAACTGAAT TTGAGCTCAACATGACAATAGTCATAGCATTAGAAGTGGCAGCGCTCCTGTTGCTTCTCTCGTGCTGTGTGGCCATCTGTCTGTGCTGCAGACGAGGGTGCTGTCCATGCTGCCGTA AGAGTAAAGCAGAGACAAAACAAAG cagaacaaagaccaACTATAACCCTCCAACAGAT CCGAGACACTACAAACATACACAATCCTTTGTGCTTTGA